A single genomic interval of Microbacterium hydrocarbonoxydans harbors:
- a CDS encoding ECF transporter S component, translating to MASSPVLTTRVLLVCAAIGVATGILGGIAGWLTLPVLAGPAFLYGLVLGSHVLPGIIAQEVLRRPLVALVTHVIAALISSAFNPAWSLRFIGTALLFGAIQEGIAALTRYRAWGAWRFFLSAGVIGVVVAIVVFFAAHLAVLPPWAQITYLVISVLGPIVWTAVGLAVGAALSRAGVARR from the coding sequence GTGGCCTCCTCCCCCGTCCTGACGACTCGAGTGCTGCTCGTCTGTGCCGCGATCGGCGTCGCCACGGGCATCCTGGGCGGGATCGCCGGCTGGCTCACGCTGCCGGTCCTCGCGGGACCGGCCTTCCTCTACGGACTCGTGCTGGGGTCGCATGTGCTGCCGGGGATCATCGCGCAGGAGGTGCTGCGCCGGCCGTTGGTCGCTCTCGTCACGCATGTGATCGCCGCCCTCATCTCCAGCGCGTTCAACCCCGCGTGGTCGCTGCGGTTCATCGGCACGGCGCTGCTGTTCGGCGCCATTCAGGAGGGCATCGCCGCGCTCACGCGCTACCGCGCCTGGGGTGCATGGCGCTTCTTCCTCTCGGCGGGAGTGATCGGGGTGGTCGTGGCGATCGTCGTCTTCTTCGCCGCGCACCTGGCCGTACTGCCGCCGTGGGCGCAGATCACGTATCTGGTGATCTCGGTCCTCGGACCGATCGTGTGGACGGCGGTGGGTCTCGCAGTCGGGGCAGCCCTCAGCCGCGCCGGCGTCGCACGGCGCTGA